Proteins encoded by one window of Paenibacillus sp. J23TS9:
- a CDS encoding ABC transporter ATP-binding protein has translation MAGVRLEHIFKKYPGSDKATVIDISLDIQDKEFLVLVGPSGCGKSTTLRMIAGLEEISEGKLYIGDRVVNDVAPKDRDIAMVFQSYALYPHMNVYQNMAFGLKLRKVKKDEIDKRVREAAKILDIEHLLERKPKALSGGQRQRVALGRAIVRDPQVFLMDEPLSNLDAKLRGQMRAEITKLVKRLETTCIYVTHDQTEAMTMGDRIVVMQDGIIQQAASPEELYNSPTNLFVAGFIGSPTMNFITGTLSESNGAVRFRSQGLDVEVPGGKAQTLKSKGLIGKEVIMGVRPEDIHEEPVFMEASPNTIFTSHVDVTENLGHEMLLYLSGIGNDTVIARVDGRSNTREGVSVRLAVDMNKIHIFDKESELNVLLTD, from the coding sequence ATGGCAGGTGTACGTTTAGAGCATATTTTCAAAAAATATCCGGGTTCCGACAAAGCAACAGTTATTGATATCAGCCTTGATATTCAAGACAAGGAGTTTCTGGTACTGGTAGGTCCTTCCGGTTGCGGTAAATCTACAACTCTTCGTATGATCGCCGGTTTGGAAGAGATTTCCGAAGGCAAACTTTATATCGGTGACCGCGTTGTAAACGACGTTGCTCCTAAAGACCGCGATATCGCGATGGTATTCCAATCTTACGCTTTGTATCCCCACATGAACGTATATCAAAACATGGCATTTGGTCTGAAACTTCGTAAAGTGAAGAAAGACGAAATTGACAAACGTGTACGTGAAGCTGCGAAAATTCTCGATATCGAGCATTTGCTTGAGCGTAAACCAAAAGCACTTTCCGGTGGTCAGCGTCAACGTGTTGCCTTAGGCCGCGCTATCGTGCGTGATCCGCAAGTCTTCCTGATGGACGAACCGCTTTCCAACTTGGATGCTAAACTTCGCGGTCAAATGCGCGCTGAAATCACGAAACTGGTTAAGCGTCTTGAAACCACTTGCATCTACGTAACACATGACCAAACAGAAGCCATGACCATGGGTGATCGTATCGTTGTAATGCAAGACGGTATCATTCAACAGGCTGCTTCTCCAGAGGAGCTGTACAACAGCCCTACGAACCTGTTTGTTGCTGGTTTTATCGGTTCCCCGACGATGAACTTCATCACAGGAACCCTGAGCGAATCCAATGGTGCTGTACGTTTCCGTTCCCAAGGACTTGACGTTGAAGTACCAGGCGGTAAAGCACAAACACTGAAGAGCAAAGGTCTGATTGGTAAAGAAGTTATCATGGGCGTGCGTCCTGAAGATATCCACGAAGAGCCAGTATTCATGGAAGCTTCTCCGAACACCATCTTCACTTCCCACGTAGATGTTACAGAGAACCTTGGCCATGAAATGCTCCTCTACCTGAGCGGCATTGGCAATGACACTGTAATCGCTCGTGTAGACGGACGTTCTAATACTCGTGAAGGCGTTAGTGTTCGCCTCGCCGTTGATATGAACAAAATTCATATCTTCGACAAAGAGTCTGAACTGAATGTATTGTTGACGGACTAA
- the hprK gene encoding HPr(Ser) kinase/phosphatase gives MAKKVRVAELVQQFQLEVISGEQGLKRIITTDDLNRPGLEMAGYFDYHPQERVQLLGRTELAFFSMLTAEERKERMERLCSEVTPCIVVTRGLEVPEELVKISQEKQLPVLRSSMATTILLSRITGFLERRLAPTTTIHGVLCDVYGVGMLITGSSGIGKSETALELVKRGHRLIADDAVEIRQTSDSQLHGTAPELIRHLLEIRGVGIINVMTLFGAGAIRNNKRITLVVRLEAWQQDKQYDRLGLDEETTRIIDTDIPLVTIPVRPGRNLAVIIEVAAMNYRLKQMGLNAALQFTNKLTATIAEDMEDMD, from the coding sequence ATGGCTAAAAAGGTTAGAGTAGCAGAATTGGTACAGCAATTTCAGCTGGAAGTAATATCCGGAGAACAAGGCTTGAAACGTATTATTACAACCGATGATTTGAATCGACCGGGTCTTGAGATGGCCGGTTATTTTGATTATCATCCCCAAGAAAGGGTGCAGCTGCTAGGAAGAACGGAGCTGGCCTTTTTTAGCATGCTTACGGCGGAGGAACGCAAAGAGCGCATGGAGCGTCTATGCAGTGAGGTTACTCCCTGCATCGTTGTGACACGCGGTTTGGAAGTTCCAGAGGAGCTTGTGAAGATCAGCCAGGAAAAACAGCTGCCTGTGCTGCGAAGCAGTATGGCTACAACGATTTTACTCAGCCGTATTACAGGATTTCTGGAAAGAAGATTAGCACCGACAACGACTATTCATGGTGTGTTATGTGATGTGTATGGAGTCGGAATGCTTATTACCGGAAGCAGTGGCATTGGTAAGAGCGAAACTGCACTGGAGCTTGTTAAACGGGGACACCGACTTATTGCCGATGATGCGGTTGAAATCCGTCAAACGTCGGACAGTCAGCTGCATGGCACAGCTCCCGAGCTGATCCGTCACCTGCTGGAGATCCGCGGTGTTGGCATTATCAATGTTATGACACTGTTTGGCGCGGGAGCCATCCGTAACAATAAACGGATAACCCTTGTCGTCAGGCTGGAGGCTTGGCAGCAGGATAAGCAATATGATCGCCTAGGTTTGGATGAAGAGACAACAAGAATTATTGATACGGATATTCCGCTGGTTACGATTCCGGTTCGTCCAGGACGGAACCTTGCAGTCATTATTGAAGTGGCTGCCATGAACTATCGGTTGAAGCAAATGGGCCTTAATGCGGCTCTGCAGTTTACCAACAAGTTGACGGCTACCATTGCGGAAGACATGGAAGATATGGATTAG
- the lgt gene encoding prolipoprotein diacylglyceryl transferase codes for MATLLLNPIAFSIGSLSVHWYGLILGFGALAGLMVAIREGKRFGINPEFFMDMLLLGVPSAIIGARIYFVAFKWDDYKDHLVDVFKIWNGGIAIYGALIGAIICAVIYFRYRGYNFWRIADICAPGLLTGQMIGRWGNYVNQEAYGGPVAESFLRDKLHLPNFIVDQMNVQGVFHHPTFLYESLWSLVGIIILFILRRQRFLRSAELFLSYFIWYSIGRFFIEGLRTDSLAFIGPNWLASLMNGLWKPMEWMGFEHGELDSAYGNVRISQLLAILIIIIAIVMIIVRRVTGKAEARYLDPIYSTKTSPDNVPESDAVLEEKPAVQEVTRTEPLPTQETEDAEDKKE; via the coding sequence ATGGCCACATTGCTTCTCAATCCGATCGCATTTTCGATTGGATCCCTGTCCGTGCACTGGTACGGCCTCATATTGGGGTTCGGTGCACTGGCAGGACTCATGGTGGCAATTCGTGAAGGCAAGCGATTCGGTATCAATCCCGAGTTCTTCATGGATATGCTTCTGCTCGGGGTGCCTTCAGCCATTATCGGCGCGCGTATCTATTTTGTAGCATTCAAGTGGGACGATTATAAAGATCATCTGGTAGATGTATTTAAAATATGGAACGGCGGGATCGCCATTTATGGCGCATTGATCGGTGCCATTATATGTGCCGTCATCTACTTCCGTTATAGAGGCTACAATTTCTGGAGAATTGCGGATATATGTGCTCCTGGTCTTTTGACTGGGCAAATGATCGGACGCTGGGGCAACTATGTGAACCAGGAAGCTTATGGTGGACCTGTCGCAGAGTCTTTCCTTCGGGACAAGCTTCATCTTCCGAATTTCATTGTGGATCAAATGAATGTCCAAGGTGTTTTTCACCATCCGACATTTCTATATGAATCATTATGGAGCCTCGTGGGCATTATTATTTTGTTCATTCTCCGCCGTCAGCGGTTCTTACGTTCAGCGGAGCTGTTTCTGTCTTACTTTATCTGGTATTCGATTGGACGGTTCTTTATTGAGGGACTCCGTACGGACTCTCTGGCCTTTATCGGCCCGAACTGGCTCGCATCGCTGATGAATGGACTGTGGAAACCGATGGAATGGATGGGATTCGAGCATGGTGAACTTGATTCAGCCTATGGTAATGTACGGATCTCCCAGCTGCTTGCAATCTTAATTATCATCATAGCTATTGTTATGATCATCGTACGCCGCGTAACGGGGAAAGCGGAGGCTCGTTATTTGGATCCGATATATTCCACCAAGACGAGTCCAGACAATGTTCCTGAATCTGACGCTGTACTGGAAGAAAAACCTGCAGTACAGGAAGTAACCCGCACAGAGCCTTTACCTACTCAGGAAACAGAGGATGCGGAGGACAAAAAGGAGTAA
- the ppaX gene encoding pyrophosphatase PpaX, translating to MIDTILFDLDGTIIDTNELIITSFMHVLEKHQLASLTREQIIPKMGATLEQQLQQFSGLGDITTLMTSYRSYNDVHHDDMVKLFPQVEEVVQQLHARGIRLGVVTTKNKPGTIRVLDMFGLQKYMGAVITLNDVEHPKPHAEPILKAVELLGADPSRTLMVGDSPMDIQSAKAAGVRSAGVAWSLKGEKALLEHKPDYMLHDMNDVYTLLEQE from the coding sequence ATGATTGATACCATATTATTTGATTTGGACGGAACGATCATAGACACCAATGAACTGATTATCACCTCATTTATGCATGTACTGGAGAAACATCAACTGGCGTCATTGACACGGGAACAAATTATTCCGAAAATGGGCGCGACGCTGGAGCAACAGCTGCAGCAATTTTCCGGATTGGGGGATATCACCACACTAATGACGTCATACCGCAGCTATAATGATGTCCATCATGATGACATGGTGAAGCTGTTCCCTCAAGTGGAGGAAGTTGTGCAGCAGCTGCATGCAAGAGGGATTCGCCTCGGTGTGGTAACAACGAAGAACAAACCCGGCACGATCCGGGTATTGGACATGTTCGGCCTTCAAAAATATATGGGAGCTGTCATTACGCTTAATGATGTAGAACATCCCAAGCCCCACGCGGAACCGATACTAAAAGCTGTTGAACTGCTTGGAGCAGATCCTTCCCGGACGTTAATGGTGGGGGACAGCCCTATGGATATTCAGTCGGCGAAAGCCGCCGGTGTCCGGTCTGCGGGAGTGGCTTGGTCATTGAAAGGCGAAAAAGCGCTGCTGGAACATAAACCGGATTACATGCTGCATGATATGAATGATGTATATACGCTGTTAGAACAGGAGTAA
- a CDS encoding DapH/DapD/GlmU-related protein, producing MVRKVTRHPVEGPNALWQIYKTVSPWKGVKNFICIQVARYCPVLPLKNWIYRHLIGMKVGEHTAFGLMVMVDVFFPEKITIGNNSIIGYNTTILAHEYLIHEYRLGEVIIGDHVLIGANTTILPGVTIGDGAVVAAGAVVHKNVAAGAFVGGNPLRELSKNKEDSTEEMDN from the coding sequence ATGGTGAGAAAAGTGACACGGCATCCGGTGGAAGGGCCAAACGCGCTTTGGCAGATCTACAAGACCGTCAGCCCCTGGAAAGGGGTTAAAAACTTCATTTGTATCCAGGTGGCGCGGTACTGCCCGGTTCTTCCGCTAAAAAACTGGATATACCGTCATCTGATTGGCATGAAGGTCGGTGAGCATACAGCCTTTGGCCTGATGGTGATGGTCGATGTGTTCTTTCCGGAAAAGATTACGATTGGGAATAATTCAATCATTGGATATAATACGACCATTCTGGCGCATGAGTATTTAATTCATGAATACCGGCTTGGTGAGGTCATCATCGGAGATCATGTACTGATTGGCGCAAACACCACCATATTGCCGGGTGTAACGATCGGTGATGGAGCTGTCGTTGCTGCAGGGGCCGTCGTGCATAAAAATGTGGCTGCAGGAGCTTTTGTTGGAGGCAACCCGCTCAGAGAACTAAGTAAGAATAAAGAAGATTCTACGGAAGAAATGGATAACTAG
- a CDS encoding acyltransferase, whose protein sequence is MRKKERIYELDVFRSFAIMAVLTIHATSQTLVETKGTSLYIPFLFLNTFSSFAVPVFIFLSGFVLFYNYIDRPLNRGLIKSFYGKRLLYILVPYMVFTVFYFIFQLYRRDQLDMPFTQMLHEFGQDLAKGTAYTHLYYVIIMLQLYLIFPLLLGWFKKQPGIRPWIFPIGLILEWLYIYINKYGFHLPSQSYAGQHLHLGLPKGSIIITYLSYLFLGAGIGMYYDQFKKWIEVSLKGFKSGKGPIWVFIWILWIAIGVLHTAVWYRYNTVGSSLNTMDYELLRNVHALLSCIVLWHISYAIYYYGPRFARLALTSMGACSFGIFLLHPFLLYWYRYFINGGSTLKYAITIAGGWVVALGLSWIVVYLAFKYVKGSWLFFGSNPFQSKKKKAAEN, encoded by the coding sequence ATGAGAAAAAAAGAAAGAATATATGAACTCGACGTTTTCCGTTCATTTGCCATTATGGCCGTACTTACGATTCACGCAACTTCACAGACATTGGTCGAGACGAAGGGAACATCGCTGTATATTCCATTTCTGTTTTTGAATACATTCAGCAGCTTTGCGGTGCCTGTCTTTATATTTTTAAGTGGCTTTGTTCTATTCTACAATTATATAGACCGTCCCCTGAATCGAGGGCTCATTAAATCCTTTTATGGTAAAAGGCTGCTCTATATTCTAGTTCCTTATATGGTGTTTACCGTGTTCTATTTTATATTTCAGCTATACAGGCGTGATCAGTTGGATATGCCCTTTACACAAATGCTGCATGAATTCGGACAGGACTTGGCCAAGGGCACAGCATATACCCATCTTTATTATGTCATTATCATGCTGCAGTTATATTTGATTTTCCCCTTGTTGTTGGGATGGTTTAAAAAGCAGCCCGGCATCCGGCCGTGGATTTTTCCTATTGGTTTGATTCTGGAGTGGTTGTATATCTATATCAATAAATACGGTTTTCATTTACCCAGCCAAAGCTACGCCGGTCAGCATTTGCATTTAGGTCTACCGAAAGGCAGCATTATCATTACCTATCTGTCCTATTTATTTTTAGGGGCTGGAATAGGCATGTATTATGATCAGTTTAAAAAATGGATCGAGGTATCTCTCAAGGGATTCAAGTCAGGAAAGGGACCCATTTGGGTTTTTATCTGGATCCTGTGGATTGCAATCGGAGTACTGCATACTGCCGTTTGGTATCGATACAATACGGTAGGAAGCAGCCTGAATACAATGGATTATGAGCTTCTAAGAAACGTGCATGCTTTGTTGTCATGTATCGTTCTTTGGCATATATCCTATGCGATCTATTATTATGGCCCACGCTTCGCGCGGCTTGCTTTGACCTCAATGGGCGCATGCTCTTTCGGCATATTTTTATTGCATCCGTTTCTATTGTATTGGTATCGGTATTTTATCAACGGAGGCTCTACCTTGAAATATGCTATAACGATCGCAGGGGGCTGGGTGGTAGCCCTCGGTCTGTCTTGGATTGTGGTGTACCTCGCTTTTAAGTATGTAAAAGGATCATGGTTGTTCTTTGGGTCAAACCCATTCCAATCTAAAAAGAAAAAAGCCGCCGAGAATTAA
- a CDS encoding ATP phosphoribosyltransferase regulatory subunit, producing the protein MSKPKGFEKPVGVRDYVPYAVDKLRAIERNVLDCMSRWGYRQIMTPTMEFYETVGVASSTSDQKLFKLLNNRGTTLVLRSDMTAPIARVVSSLLKEEPLPIRLSYHANVFRAFEEEAGREAEFFQTGVELVGDDSPEADAEVVALAIESLKAAGVASFKIAMGHVGFLNGLFEEALSGRGNEQQALKKHLLDRDYVGFRKAIGDLAVNDEQREVLEGILRLRGNKEICDQASELSSHPLAQASISHLCKVWEVLEAYGVSEHVLIDLTMIGDFSYYTGMTFEGYAAELGFPVCSGGRYNNLLRQFGRDVPATGFALKTNRILDGVKGAVDEEKHPVLIRYTSAQRREGLARAAELREQGRAVVTLLIQQESESLNKPDGMYDRVETFS; encoded by the coding sequence GTGTCGAAACCAAAAGGTTTTGAAAAACCGGTCGGTGTCCGGGACTATGTGCCGTATGCCGTCGACAAGCTGCGCGCGATTGAGCGCAATGTACTCGATTGTATGAGCCGCTGGGGCTATCGTCAGATTATGACACCTACGATGGAATTTTACGAAACGGTGGGCGTAGCCAGCTCTACGTCAGACCAAAAGCTGTTCAAGCTGCTGAATAACCGCGGCACCACATTGGTGCTCCGTTCGGATATGACTGCACCGATTGCGCGGGTGGTATCTTCGCTGCTCAAAGAGGAGCCGCTGCCGATCCGTCTTTCGTACCACGCTAACGTATTCCGGGCCTTTGAAGAGGAAGCCGGGCGGGAAGCTGAGTTTTTTCAGACGGGTGTTGAACTGGTTGGCGATGATTCGCCGGAGGCTGACGCCGAGGTGGTGGCGCTTGCCATCGAATCACTGAAAGCGGCAGGGGTTGCTTCTTTTAAAATTGCGATGGGTCATGTCGGATTTCTGAACGGATTGTTTGAGGAAGCGTTATCTGGCCGTGGCAATGAGCAGCAGGCTTTGAAAAAACATCTGCTGGACCGTGACTATGTCGGATTCCGCAAAGCGATCGGAGATCTTGCCGTTAACGACGAGCAGCGGGAAGTACTTGAAGGTATTTTACGGCTACGGGGTAACAAGGAAATTTGCGATCAGGCTTCGGAGCTGAGCAGTCACCCGCTGGCACAAGCTTCGATCAGCCATCTGTGCAAGGTTTGGGAAGTACTTGAGGCGTATGGAGTTTCTGAGCATGTCCTGATTGATCTGACTATGATCGGTGACTTCTCTTATTATACAGGGATGACGTTTGAAGGTTATGCAGCTGAGCTTGGTTTTCCGGTATGCAGCGGCGGAAGGTATAATAATCTGCTGCGTCAGTTTGGCCGGGATGTGCCAGCTACAGGCTTTGCACTAAAAACAAACCGGATTCTTGACGGTGTTAAAGGGGCTGTGGATGAAGAAAAGCATCCCGTCCTGATCAGATATACTTCAGCACAGCGCCGGGAAGGACTTGCGCGGGCAGCTGAGCTAAGAGAACAGGGCAGAGCAGTGGTAACGCTGCTCATTCAACAGGAGAGCGAGAGCCTGAATAAGCCCGATGGAATGTATGACCGAGTAGAGACATTCTCCTAA
- the hisG gene encoding ATP phosphoribosyltransferase: MTETLKVAMPKGRIYKKAANLFRAAGLPIPIEVDETRKLVIALPELDMEFILAKPVDVPTYVEYGAADIGIVGKDVLMEENRDVYELLDLGIAKCRMSVIGLPNWQPGIQQRVATKYPNVASQYFREQGQQVEVIKLNGSIELAPLIGLADRIVDMVETGQTLKENGLVEMNQIFEITSRLIANRVSYRMKNGQIQSLCDRLQKALATEV; encoded by the coding sequence TTGACGGAGACATTGAAGGTAGCTATGCCGAAGGGACGGATCTACAAAAAGGCAGCGAATTTATTTCGTGCTGCCGGACTGCCGATTCCGATAGAGGTGGATGAGACACGCAAGCTGGTGATTGCATTACCTGAGCTCGATATGGAGTTTATATTGGCTAAACCCGTGGACGTACCAACTTATGTGGAATACGGGGCAGCAGATATCGGAATTGTCGGCAAAGATGTGCTGATGGAGGAAAACAGGGACGTATACGAGCTGCTCGATCTGGGAATCGCCAAATGCCGAATGTCGGTAATCGGACTTCCGAACTGGCAGCCGGGGATTCAGCAGCGGGTGGCAACCAAATATCCGAATGTGGCATCCCAGTATTTTCGTGAGCAGGGTCAGCAGGTGGAGGTAATCAAGCTGAATGGCTCCATTGAATTGGCACCGTTGATCGGTCTCGCCGACCGCATCGTTGATATGGTGGAAACCGGACAAACGCTGAAGGAAAACGGACTTGTCGAGATGAATCAGATATTTGAGATTACAAGCCGTCTGATTGCCAACCGGGTGAGCTACCGGATGAAGAACGGACAAATTCAATCGCTGTGCGACCGTCTTCAGAAAGCTCTTGCCACCGAGGTGTAA
- the hisD gene encoding histidinol dehydrogenase: MKVVSLQDFDLQREVDYGTPEQNAVVKQIVSDIRAEGDAALLRYTKELDRTELSAGMLRVTKAELDAAYDQVEESFIQAISAAAHNIRAFHMREKRNSWMDMQPDGSILGQIIRPLKRVGVYVPGGKAAYPSSVLMNVIPAQVAGVPEIVMVTPPSTGGAEGINPYILVAAAEAGVHEIYRVGGAQAIAALAYGTETIAPVDKICGPGNIYVALAKREVYGAVDIDSIAGPSEIVVLADETADPEFVAADLLSQAEHDEMASAILVTPSRELAEQVSSEVQRQLELLPRREIASASVKNYGAIIVTESLLEGISVVNRLAPEHLELMVADPMSHVGLIENAGAIFLGAYSSEPVGDYFAGPNHIIPTNGTARFSSPVDVDDFIKKSSMIYYSKEALMKNGAAIMELARGEGLEAHARAIEVRLKREGKAGEENGI, translated from the coding sequence ATGAAAGTTGTATCTTTACAGGACTTTGATCTGCAGAGAGAAGTGGATTATGGGACTCCGGAGCAAAATGCAGTGGTTAAACAGATAGTAAGTGACATCAGAGCTGAAGGAGATGCAGCTCTGCTTCGTTACACCAAGGAGTTGGACCGTACCGAGCTCTCCGCCGGCATGCTGCGGGTCACGAAAGCCGAGCTGGATGCAGCTTATGACCAAGTGGAGGAATCTTTTATCCAGGCCATCTCGGCTGCAGCTCATAACATCCGTGCTTTTCATATGCGGGAGAAGCGGAATTCATGGATGGATATGCAGCCGGACGGAAGCATTCTGGGCCAGATTATCCGGCCGCTGAAGCGCGTGGGTGTTTATGTTCCCGGTGGCAAGGCTGCATATCCCTCCTCCGTACTAATGAACGTCATCCCGGCTCAAGTGGCGGGTGTACCCGAGATCGTCATGGTTACACCGCCTTCAACCGGCGGAGCGGAAGGGATTAATCCCTATATTCTGGTTGCGGCTGCAGAAGCGGGCGTGCATGAAATATATCGTGTCGGGGGTGCGCAAGCCATTGCTGCACTGGCCTATGGTACGGAAACGATCGCTCCGGTTGATAAAATTTGCGGACCTGGCAACATTTATGTAGCACTTGCCAAACGCGAAGTTTATGGCGCGGTCGACATTGACAGCATCGCTGGACCGAGTGAAATCGTCGTTCTAGCGGATGAGACGGCTGACCCTGAATTTGTCGCTGCAGACCTGCTCTCGCAGGCAGAGCATGACGAAATGGCATCAGCCATTCTGGTCACCCCATCCCGTGAGCTAGCAGAACAAGTATCTTCCGAGGTTCAGCGCCAGCTGGAGCTTCTGCCTAGACGCGAGATTGCTTCTGCTTCCGTTAAGAACTACGGAGCTATTATTGTTACGGAATCGCTGCTTGAGGGAATCTCGGTAGTCAACCGTTTGGCACCGGAGCATCTGGAATTGATGGTCGCCGATCCGATGTCACATGTGGGCCTGATCGAGAATGCAGGCGCAATTTTCCTTGGCGCATACAGTTCGGAGCCTGTAGGAGATTATTTTGCCGGACCGAACCACATTATCCCAACGAATGGCACAGCAAGATTCTCATCGCCGGTGGATGTGGATGATTTTATTAAGAAATCAAGCATGATTTACTATAGTAAGGAAGCCCTGATGAAGAACGGAGCGGCTATTATGGAGCTGGCACGAGGTGAAGGGCTGGAGGCGCATGCACGGGCAATCGAGGTCCGGCTTAAACGGGAAGGGAAGGCAGGAGAAGAAAATGGAATTTAA
- the hisB gene encoding imidazoleglycerol-phosphate dehydratase HisB, giving the protein MEFNQENNTRSASISRKTNETDIKLAFSVDGTGVSDLETDVPFLNHMLDLFTKHGQFDLKVQAHGDIEIDDHHTVEDIGICLGQTLREALGDKKGIKRYASVFVPMDEALAQVVIDISNRPHFEYRAQYPSAQVGSFSTELVHEFLWKLALEARITLHVIVHYGQNTHHMIEAVFKALGRALDEATCIDPRVTGVPSTKGVL; this is encoded by the coding sequence ATGGAATTTAATCAGGAGAACAATACACGAAGTGCAAGTATCAGCCGCAAAACGAATGAGACCGATATCAAGCTGGCCTTTTCCGTAGATGGAACCGGCGTTTCGGATCTGGAGACGGATGTACCGTTTCTGAACCATATGCTTGATCTGTTCACGAAGCATGGACAATTTGATTTGAAGGTGCAGGCTCACGGAGATATTGAGATCGATGATCATCATACGGTTGAAGATATCGGCATTTGCCTTGGTCAGACGCTGCGGGAAGCTCTTGGGGACAAAAAAGGCATCAAGCGCTATGCGAGCGTCTTCGTACCGATGGATGAAGCTCTGGCTCAGGTTGTGATCGATATCAGCAACCGGCCGCATTTTGAATATCGTGCACAGTACCCATCGGCTCAGGTAGGCAGCTTCTCCACGGAGCTTGTACATGAATTTCTCTGGAAGCTTGCGCTCGAAGCACGGATCACGCTTCATGTCATTGTGCATTACGGACAAAATACGCATCATATGATCGAAGCGGTATTCAAAGCGCTTGGCCGTGCGCTTGACGAAGCGACCTGCATCGATCCGCGGGTGACGGGGGTTCCATCGACGAAGGGAGTGCTGTAA
- the hisH gene encoding imidazole glycerol phosphate synthase subunit HisH, translated as MAIAIVDYGMGNLHSVSKAVERLGVEALVTGDRAEIMKADGIILPGVGAFGDAMEHLRESGLGDVMKEAAAAKRPLLGICLGMQLLFGSSEEHGQHDGLGILPGKVIRFKDGDYKVPHMGWNRLEFLQKDNPLLTGLAEGHVYFVHSYHVLPEVKYDLIAVTDYGQPITAIVGRGSVYGMQFHPEKSGELGMELLGQFLKLCGEQKNNQ; from the coding sequence GTGGCGATCGCGATTGTAGATTACGGCATGGGCAATCTGCACAGCGTGAGCAAGGCCGTGGAGCGTCTCGGGGTCGAGGCGCTCGTTACGGGCGACCGTGCGGAGATCATGAAGGCTGACGGCATTATTTTGCCCGGCGTAGGTGCCTTTGGCGATGCCATGGAGCATCTGCGGGAGAGCGGGCTGGGCGATGTCATGAAGGAGGCTGCGGCCGCAAAGAGACCACTGCTTGGCATTTGTCTTGGGATGCAGCTCTTGTTTGGGAGCAGCGAAGAGCATGGACAGCATGATGGGCTTGGCATTTTACCGGGCAAGGTCATCCGTTTTAAGGACGGCGATTATAAGGTGCCACATATGGGCTGGAACCGTTTGGAATTCCTTCAGAAAGACAATCCGCTGTTAACGGGACTTGCGGAAGGGCATGTCTATTTCGTGCATTCTTATCATGTTCTTCCGGAAGTGAAGTATGACCTGATCGCGGTAACGGATTACGGACAACCGATTACGGCGATTGTCGGCCGCGGTTCTGTATATGGCATGCAGTTCCATCCGGAAAAAAGCGGGGAGCTCGGCATG